In Aeromicrobium sp. A1-2, the DNA window CGAGAGCGTCCTGTGGCTCGAGCAGCATCTCGCGAGCTATCCCGGCGCCGTCCTGGCGATCACCCACGATCGTTACTTCCTCGACAACGTCGCCGAGTGGATCCTCGAGCTGGACCGCGGCAAGACCCACCCCTACGAGGGCAACTACTCGACCTACCTCGAGACCAAGCAGGCCCGTCTCATCGTCGAGGGCAAGAAGGACGCCAAGCGCGCCAAGATCCTCGCCAAGGAGCTCGAGTGGGTTCGGTCCAACGCCAAGGCGCGCCAGGTCAAGAACCAGGCGCGTCTAGGTCGCTACGAGGAGATGGCGGCTGAGGCCGAGCGCGGACGCAAGCTCGACTTCGAGGAGATCAACATCCCGGCGGGTCCACGCCTGGGCGACGTCGTGCTCAACGCCAAGGAGCTGCACAAGAGCTTCGGTGACCGTGAACTCTTCGACGGCCTGACCTTCGACCTGCCCCGTGCCGGCATCGTCGGTGTCGTGGGCCCCAACGGCGTCGGCAAGTCGACCCTGTTCCGGATGATCGTGGGGGAGGAGAAGCCCGACAGCGGTTCGCTCGACGTCGGCCAGACCGTCAAGATCTCGTACGTCGACCAGGGTCGTGGCGGTATCGACGACAGCCTCAACATCTGGCAGCTGGTCTCCGGCGAGCTCGACTTCATCAAGGTCGCCAACTACGAGGTGCCGAGCCGCGCGTACGTCGCCTCGTTCGGCTTCAAGGGCCCCGACCAGCAGAAGCAGGTCAAGGTGCTCTCCGGTGGTGAGCGCAACCGCCTCAACCTGGCGCTGACCCTCAAGATGGGCGGCAACCTGCTGCTGCTGGATGAGCCGACCAACGACCTGGACGTCGAGACCTTGCAGTCCCTCGAGGATGCCCTGCTGGACTTCCCCGGCTGCGCCGTGGTGGTCTCGCACGACCGGTGGTTCCTCGACCGCGTCGCGACGCACATTCTGGCGTGGGAAGGCAATGCCGACACCCCGGCCCGGTGGTTCTGGTTCGAGGGCAACTTCGCCGACTACGAGATCAGCAAGGTCGAGCGCCTGGGCGAAGAGGCCGCACGGCCGCACAGCGT includes these proteins:
- the ettA gene encoding energy-dependent translational throttle protein EttA, coding for MADYVFTLRNVRMKLGEKLVLDDVTLSFLHGAKIGVVGPNGTGKSTLFKIMADMVQPNNGDAIKDPDATVGILLQEPPLTEGRTVLQNVEEAVSEIKGKIDRFNQISEELADPDADYDTLLPEMGELQTDLDHANAWDLDARLAQAMDALRCPPPDELVDHLSGGERRRVALCKLLLEQPDLLLLDEPTNHLDAESVLWLEQHLASYPGAVLAITHDRYFLDNVAEWILELDRGKTHPYEGNYSTYLETKQARLIVEGKKDAKRAKILAKELEWVRSNAKARQVKNQARLGRYEEMAAEAERGRKLDFEEINIPAGPRLGDVVLNAKELHKSFGDRELFDGLTFDLPRAGIVGVVGPNGVGKSTLFRMIVGEEKPDSGSLDVGQTVKISYVDQGRGGIDDSLNIWQLVSGELDFIKVANYEVPSRAYVASFGFKGPDQQKQVKVLSGGERNRLNLALTLKMGGNLLLLDEPTNDLDVETLQSLEDALLDFPGCAVVVSHDRWFLDRVATHILAWEGNADTPARWFWFEGNFADYEISKVERLGEEAARPHSVTYRKLTRD